A region from the Bacteroidota bacterium genome encodes:
- a CDS encoding adenosylhomocysteinase translates to MQNVQTDIDLRYKVADIRLADWGRKEIEIAEKEMPGLMSLRAKFGKEKPLRGARISGSLHMTIQTAVLIETLVELGAEVRWASCNIFSTQDHAAAAIAAAGIPVFAWKGETLEEYWWCTKQALTFEDGLGPHLVVDDGGDATLMIHRGYDVERNPALLDEKPSNAEEAAFMKILRETFEADPQHWHRTVESWAGVSEETTTGVHRLYQMKEAGKLLVPAINVNDSVTKSKFDNLYGCRESLADGIKRATDVMLAGKVCVVLGFGDVGKGSARSLRAYGARVLVTEIDPICALQAAMEGYEVTTIEDALEIGNIYVTATGNKDVITLEHMRRMKDQSIVCNIGHFDNEIQMDRLNAAPDVVRTNIKPQVDKYTFENGNSIFVLAEGRLVNLGCATGHPSFVMSNSFTNQTLAQIDLWKNRGKYPVDVYRLPKHLDEEVARLHLEHIGVKLTRLTPEQAAYIGVPVEGPYKPEHYRY, encoded by the coding sequence ATGCAAAACGTTCAAACTGACATTGATCTCCGCTACAAAGTGGCCGATATCAGGCTGGCCGATTGGGGCCGTAAGGAAATAGAGATTGCCGAAAAGGAGATGCCGGGGCTGATGTCGCTCCGCGCCAAGTTTGGCAAAGAGAAACCGCTCAGGGGTGCACGCATCTCGGGCAGCCTGCACATGACCATTCAGACTGCCGTGCTCATTGAGACCCTGGTTGAGCTTGGGGCCGAGGTGCGCTGGGCCAGCTGCAACATCTTTTCCACCCAGGATCATGCCGCTGCGGCCATTGCTGCTGCCGGTATCCCGGTGTTTGCCTGGAAGGGCGAAACGCTCGAGGAATACTGGTGGTGCACCAAACAGGCCCTGACTTTCGAGGATGGCCTCGGCCCGCACCTAGTTGTGGACGATGGTGGCGATGCCACGCTGATGATTCACAGGGGATACGACGTAGAGCGCAACCCGGCCTTGCTCGACGAAAAGCCCTCCAATGCCGAAGAAGCTGCTTTCATGAAGATACTGCGCGAGACCTTTGAAGCTGATCCCCAGCATTGGCACCGCACGGTGGAAAGCTGGGCCGGAGTTTCGGAAGAAACCACTACCGGCGTCCACCGGCTCTATCAGATGAAAGAAGCCGGCAAACTGCTGGTTCCTGCCATCAATGTGAACGACTCGGTGACAAAATCGAAATTCGACAACCTGTATGGCTGCCGCGAGTCGCTGGCCGACGGTATCAAACGGGCCACCGACGTGATGCTGGCCGGCAAGGTTTGCGTGGTGCTCGGATTTGGCGATGTGGGCAAAGGATCGGCACGCTCGCTCAGGGCCTATGGCGCACGCGTACTGGTCACCGAAATCGACCCCATCTGCGCACTGCAGGCCGCCATGGAAGGTTATGAAGTGACCACCATCGAAGACGCACTCGAAATTGGCAACATCTATGTGACCGCCACCGGCAACAAGGATGTCATCACACTCGAACACATGCGCCGCATGAAAGACCAGAGCATCGTCTGCAATATCGGCCATTTCGACAACGAGATTCAGATGGACCGCCTCAATGCTGCTCCGGACGTGGTGCGTACCAACATCAAACCTCAGGTGGACAAATACACCTTCGAAAATGGCAACTCCATCTTCGTGCTCGCCGAAGGAAGGTTGGTCAACCTGGGATGCGCCACCGGCCACCCCAGCTTTGTGATGAGCAACTCGTTTACCAACCAGACCCTGGCCCAGATCGACCTCTGGAAGAACCGCGGAAAATACCCGGTAGATGTGTATCGCCTGCCCAAACACCTCGATGAGGAAGTGGCCCGCCTGCACCTGGAACACATTGGAGTAAAGCTCACCAGGCTTACCCCCGAACAGGCTGCCTACATAGGCGTACCCGTGGAAGGTCCCTACAAACCCGAACATTACCGTTACTGA
- a CDS encoding response regulator transcription factor has product MQTRIRTLIIEDEEPARNLLRSFLTQMPEIDLLGECSDGFKGLKSIQELQPDLIFLDIQMPKLTGFEMLELLDTLPEVVFTTAYDEFAIKAFELNAVDYLMKPFSRQRLRQAVDKVVERFRMKQSNQAGVEKLVQQMVATDKPLERIVVKSGSKIHVIPLEDIQQIEAQDDYVMIHTPEGRFMKKETMQRLESQLPQERFIRVHRSFIVNINQVQRIEQYGKESYLLILKNGNEVSVSKSRIKDLRREFDF; this is encoded by the coding sequence ATGCAAACACGAATCCGCACATTAATCATCGAAGACGAGGAGCCGGCACGCAACCTGCTTCGCAGCTTTCTGACGCAAATGCCTGAAATCGACCTGCTTGGGGAGTGTTCCGATGGTTTCAAAGGCCTGAAAAGCATACAGGAACTTCAACCCGATCTGATTTTTCTGGATATCCAGATGCCCAAGCTCACGGGTTTCGAAATGCTTGAGTTGCTTGATACCCTGCCGGAAGTTGTGTTTACTACGGCTTACGACGAATTTGCCATCAAAGCCTTCGAACTCAACGCAGTAGATTACCTGATGAAACCCTTTTCGCGCCAAAGGCTCAGGCAGGCAGTGGATAAGGTTGTGGAGCGGTTCAGGATGAAACAATCCAACCAGGCAGGCGTGGAAAAGCTTGTTCAGCAAATGGTTGCAACAGACAAACCCCTGGAACGCATTGTGGTGAAAAGCGGAAGCAAAATTCACGTCATTCCTCTGGAAGACATCCAACAGATTGAAGCTCAGGACGATTACGTAATGATCCACACGCCTGAAGGGCGCTTTATGAAAAAAGAAACCATGCAGCGCCTGGAGTCGCAGTTGCCGCAGGAGCGTTTCATCAGGGTGCACCGCTCGTTTATTGTGAACATCAACCAGGTGCAACGCATTGAGCAATATGGCAAAGAGAGCTACCTCCTTATACTTAAAAACGGCAACGAAGTAAGCGTGAGCAAGAGCCGCATCAAAGACCTCAGGCGGGAGTTCGACTTCTGA